The Thermus caldifontis genome contains a region encoding:
- the sufU gene encoding Fe-S cluster assembly sulfur transfer protein SufU, with protein MSVLDELYREIILKHYQNPKNFGVLPQATKTAGGMNPSCGDQVEVMVRLEGDTIADIRFQGQGCAISTASASLMTELVKGKKVAEALELSRKFQAMVVEGAPPDPALGDLLALQGVAKLPARVKCATLAWHALEEALR; from the coding sequence ATGAGCGTCCTTGACGAGCTTTACCGGGAGATCATCCTCAAGCACTACCAGAACCCCAAGAACTTCGGGGTCCTGCCCCAGGCCACCAAGACCGCTGGGGGCATGAACCCCTCTTGCGGGGACCAGGTGGAGGTGATGGTGCGCCTGGAAGGGGATACCATCGCCGACATCCGCTTCCAGGGGCAAGGGTGCGCCATCAGCACCGCCAGCGCCTCCCTGATGACCGAGCTGGTAAAGGGGAAGAAGGTGGCGGAGGCCCTGGAGCTTTCCAGGAAGTTCCAGGCTATGGTGGTGGAAGGAGCCCCGCCTGACCCAGCCCTGGGGGACCTTTTGGCCCTCCAAGGGGTGGCCAAGCTCCCCGCCCGGGTGAAGTGCGCCACCTTGGCCTGGCATGCCCTGGAGGAGGCCTTGCGGTGA
- a CDS encoding NAD(P)H-dependent glycerol-3-phosphate dehydrogenase has product MKVAILGAGAWGTALGVLLAGKGVPTALWARRKEQAEALRATRENRDYLPGVALPAYLYPTADPEEALEGAELAVVALPSKALEEIGALPRAPWYLSATKGLFFKEGGLYTPSEVVEALTGRPVAVLSGPNHAEEVARFLPTASVAAGPLGLAKRVQELFSGPTFRVYTGQDRRGVELGGALKNVLALAAGMVDGLRLGDNAKAALLTRGLREMVRFGTALGGEEATFYGLSGLGDLLATAYSLHSRNRGAGERLVRGEALERLEDRGVVEGLYAVKAVMAWRERTGLELPIAEAVYGVVYGGLDPLKALSALMAREPKGE; this is encoded by the coding sequence ATGAAGGTGGCCATCCTGGGGGCTGGGGCCTGGGGCACCGCCTTGGGGGTGCTCCTGGCGGGCAAGGGGGTTCCCACGGCCCTTTGGGCCAGGAGAAAGGAACAGGCGGAGGCCCTTCGGGCCACCCGGGAGAACCGGGACTACCTGCCGGGGGTGGCCCTTCCCGCCTACCTCTACCCCACCGCGGACCCGGAGGAGGCCTTGGAGGGGGCGGAGCTGGCGGTGGTGGCCCTGCCCTCCAAGGCCCTGGAGGAAATAGGGGCCCTGCCCCGGGCTCCCTGGTACCTTTCCGCCACCAAGGGGCTTTTCTTTAAGGAAGGGGGGCTTTACACCCCCAGCGAGGTGGTGGAGGCCTTGACGGGGAGGCCGGTGGCCGTCCTTTCCGGCCCCAACCATGCGGAGGAGGTGGCCCGTTTCCTGCCCACGGCCAGCGTGGCGGCGGGGCCTTTGGGGCTAGCCAAGAGGGTGCAGGAGCTTTTCTCCGGGCCCACCTTCCGGGTGTACACGGGCCAGGACCGGCGGGGGGTGGAGCTGGGCGGGGCCTTGAAGAACGTCCTGGCCCTGGCGGCGGGGATGGTGGACGGGCTCCGCCTGGGGGATAACGCCAAGGCGGCCCTCCTCACCCGGGGCCTTAGGGAGATGGTGCGCTTCGGCACCGCCTTGGGGGGCGAGGAGGCCACCTTTTACGGGCTTTCCGGCCTGGGGGACCTTCTGGCCACCGCCTACAGCCTCCACTCCCGCAACCGGGGGGCGGGGGAGCGGCTGGTGCGGGGGGAGGCCTTGGAGCGCCTCGAGGACCGGGGGGTGGTGGAGGGGCTTTATGCGGTCAAGGCCGTCATGGCCTGGCGGGAGCGAACCGGGCTTGAGCTTCCCATCGCCGAGGCGGTCTATGGGGTGGTCTATGGGGGGCTGGATCCCCTAAAGGCCCTTTCCGCCCTCATGGCCCGGGAGCCCAAGGGGGAGTAG
- a CDS encoding Uma2 family endonuclease, giving the protein MLAPKLPKSLEAYLEEEAQSPVKREYLRGRLYAMAGASALHNRVALNVAARFLEAARPRGCWVYMSDMKLGIRDEAVYYPDVMVVCRSGPPHPYYEEAPCALVEVLSPATEAQDRREKRVLYETLESLEVYLLVDPEARRFTLYRRTSEGFVEEEGEEAPIPCLDLVLRAEEAFRL; this is encoded by the coding sequence ATGCTGGCCCCGAAGCTTCCCAAGTCCCTGGAGGCCTATCTGGAAGAGGAGGCCCAATCCCCGGTGAAGCGGGAGTACCTGCGGGGGCGCCTGTACGCCATGGCGGGGGCCAGCGCCCTCCATAACCGGGTGGCCCTCAACGTCGCCGCCCGGTTTCTGGAAGCGGCCAGGCCCAGGGGATGCTGGGTGTACATGAGCGACATGAAGCTCGGGATCCGGGATGAAGCCGTCTACTACCCCGATGTGATGGTGGTGTGCCGGTCTGGGCCTCCCCACCCCTACTACGAGGAGGCGCCTTGCGCCCTGGTGGAGGTCCTTTCCCCAGCCACCGAAGCCCAGGACCGGCGGGAGAAGCGGGTCCTCTACGAGACCTTGGAGAGCCTGGAAGTTTACCTTCTCGTGGACCCCGAGGCCCGCCGTTTCACCCTTTACCGCAGGACCTCCGAGGGCTTTGTGGAGGAGGAAGGGGAGGAAGCCCCTATCCCCTGCCTGGACCTCGTGTTGCGGGCCGAGGAGGCCTTCCGCCTCTAG
- a CDS encoding heavy metal translocating P-type ATPase — MHLHPHPSPAPSSQVQNRHVGHTPEMFRDRFLVCLLLTLPVLYASQEVRDLLGLPPWEGAAWIPLILGTLIYLYGGGVFLQGALRELGGRRPGMMTLVALGITVAYAYSLAVELGLKGQPFWWELATLVDVMLLGHFLEMKAILGAGEALRALARLMPQTAHRLRDGRIEDVPTSALQEGDLILIRPGEQVPADGVVVEGATSMNEAFLTGESRPVAKGVGDEVLAGALNGEGAIQVRVTRTGTATTLGQVMRLVEEAQASRSRFQDLGDRAAGWLFYLAVLGGSATFLLWLGADASLSFALERAVTVVVIACPHALGLAIPLVVVNATAMAAQRGILIRNREAFERATGLRYVALDKTGTLTEGRFEMRGVYAEGLQEEEALALAAALEAFSEHPLAEAIREHAKAHLSPEVPLPSPTGVQAVPGKGVEGYLGGQLYRVGRPEWAEELGLPLSPTLAQALRDVATRGESAVALMNATRLLALFALRDRPRPSAREAIKRLKAMGLTPVMVTGDAEEVAKTLAAELGIALYHARVLPQDKARIVRELKSQGPTTFVGDGINDAPALLEADLGVAIGAGTHVAMESADVVLVKNDPLDVVRLLHLAQATRRKMLQNLLWATGYNILALPLAAGVAYPLGLLLPPALAALFMSLSTVAVALNALLLRRAHLSA, encoded by the coding sequence ATGCACCTCCATCCCCATCCTTCCCCCGCCCCTTCTTCCCAGGTCCAGAACCGGCATGTAGGCCACACCCCGGAGATGTTCCGGGACCGGTTTTTGGTGTGCCTCCTCCTCACCCTCCCGGTCCTCTACGCCTCCCAGGAGGTGCGGGACCTCCTTGGCCTCCCCCCCTGGGAGGGAGCTGCCTGGATCCCCCTCATCTTGGGAACCCTGATCTACCTCTACGGCGGCGGCGTATTTCTCCAGGGGGCCCTGCGGGAGCTTGGGGGCAGGCGGCCAGGGATGATGACCCTGGTGGCCCTGGGAATCACCGTGGCGTACGCCTACAGCCTGGCCGTGGAGTTGGGCCTCAAGGGGCAGCCCTTCTGGTGGGAACTGGCCACCCTGGTGGACGTGATGCTCCTCGGCCACTTCTTGGAAATGAAGGCTATCCTGGGAGCCGGGGAGGCTTTAAGGGCCTTGGCCAGGTTGATGCCCCAGACGGCCCACCGGCTCCGGGATGGCCGGATTGAGGACGTGCCCACCAGCGCCCTCCAGGAGGGGGACCTCATTCTCATCCGCCCGGGGGAGCAGGTGCCCGCGGACGGCGTGGTGGTGGAAGGAGCCACCAGCATGAACGAGGCCTTCCTAACCGGGGAGTCCCGGCCCGTGGCTAAAGGGGTAGGGGATGAGGTCCTGGCCGGGGCGTTAAACGGGGAAGGGGCGATCCAGGTCCGGGTAACCCGCACCGGAACCGCCACCACCTTAGGGCAGGTCATGCGCCTGGTGGAGGAAGCCCAGGCTTCCCGGAGCCGCTTCCAGGACCTGGGCGACCGGGCCGCGGGATGGCTTTTCTACCTGGCGGTGCTGGGGGGAAGCGCAACCTTCCTCCTTTGGCTTGGGGCCGATGCTTCCTTGTCCTTCGCCCTGGAGCGGGCGGTGACCGTGGTGGTCATCGCCTGCCCCCACGCCTTGGGCCTGGCCATACCCCTGGTGGTGGTCAACGCCACGGCCATGGCCGCCCAAAGAGGCATCCTCATCCGGAACCGGGAGGCCTTTGAGCGGGCCACGGGCCTAAGGTACGTGGCCCTGGACAAGACCGGGACCCTCACCGAGGGGCGGTTCGAGATGCGGGGGGTGTATGCGGAGGGCTTGCAGGAAGAAGAGGCCCTGGCTCTGGCCGCGGCCCTCGAGGCCTTCTCCGAACATCCCCTGGCCGAGGCCATCCGGGAGCACGCCAAGGCCCACCTGAGCCCCGAGGTCCCCCTTCCTTCCCCTACCGGGGTGCAGGCCGTGCCGGGCAAAGGGGTGGAGGGGTATCTAGGTGGGCAGCTTTACCGGGTGGGTCGGCCGGAGTGGGCTGAGGAGCTGGGCCTTCCCCTATCCCCCACCCTCGCCCAGGCCCTGAGGGACGTGGCCACCCGGGGGGAAAGCGCGGTGGCCCTCATGAACGCCACCCGCCTCCTCGCCCTTTTCGCCCTCCGCGACCGCCCGCGCCCCTCGGCTCGGGAGGCCATCAAACGCCTGAAGGCCATGGGCCTCACCCCCGTTATGGTCACCGGGGATGCCGAGGAGGTGGCGAAAACCCTGGCTGCGGAGCTGGGCATCGCCCTCTACCACGCCCGGGTCCTGCCCCAAGACAAGGCCCGCATCGTGCGGGAGTTAAAATCCCAAGGCCCCACTACCTTTGTGGGAGACGGGATCAACGACGCCCCAGCCCTCCTGGAGGCGGACCTCGGGGTAGCCATCGGGGCAGGAACCCATGTGGCCATGGAATCCGCCGATGTGGTGCTGGTCAAAAACGATCCCCTGGACGTGGTCCGCCTCCTCCACCTGGCCCAGGCCACCCGGAGGAAGATGCTCCAGAACCTCCTCTGGGCCACGGGGTACAACATCCTTGCCCTGCCCCTGGCCGCGGGCGTGGCCTACCCCTTGGGCCTCCTCTTACCCCCGGCCCTCGCGGCCCTCTTCATGAGCCTTTCCACCGTGGCGGTGGCCCTCAACGCCCTTCTTCTAAGGCGGGCGCACCTGAGCGCTTAG
- a CDS encoding S8 family peptidase translates to MKKLILALSLLALAACQQQDTLSPQAFREPGQTYIAILEPMASPGVAGRFHERLAALERAHGLAVPAEDRLEALGAVILRNLTPAQAQRLAQDPRVYALTPDQEVRAYAQTIPWGVERIGAPSTTAKGANVSVYVVDTGIKVGHEDLTNLMGGYAVVKCRGKCRTAYDDDNGHGTHVAGTVAAVNNSVGVLGVAPAAELWAVKILSGSGSGSTSGIVQGLNWVISHNNGGKPKVINMSLGGSGTDDQDGQYCPSTRSSNAFHNVIQKAVCDYRITVVVAAGNEGDNAANHTPAAYDEVITVSATNSQDDWPSWSNYGPDVDIAAPGVSILSTWNSSTSSYNTISGTSMASPHVAGATALVLSRYPSYTPAQVKEALLQNAESTAGWQNTSGKPHPEPFLNVRGF, encoded by the coding sequence ATGAAAAAGCTCATCCTGGCTTTAAGCCTTCTGGCCCTGGCCGCGTGCCAACAGCAGGACACCCTAAGCCCCCAGGCCTTTAGGGAACCGGGCCAGACCTACATCGCCATCCTGGAGCCCATGGCCTCCCCAGGTGTGGCCGGGCGCTTCCATGAGCGGCTTGCCGCTTTGGAAAGGGCCCATGGCCTCGCCGTGCCGGCGGAGGACCGCCTCGAGGCCCTGGGGGCCGTCATCCTCCGCAACCTCACCCCCGCCCAGGCCCAGCGCCTGGCCCAAGACCCCCGGGTCTACGCCCTGACCCCGGACCAGGAGGTGAGGGCTTACGCCCAGACCATCCCCTGGGGCGTGGAGCGCATCGGCGCCCCCTCCACCACCGCCAAGGGGGCCAACGTCTCCGTGTACGTGGTGGACACCGGGATCAAGGTGGGGCATGAGGACCTCACCAACCTAATGGGGGGGTATGCGGTGGTAAAGTGCCGGGGCAAGTGCCGCACCGCTTACGATGACGACAACGGCCACGGCACCCACGTGGCGGGCACGGTAGCCGCAGTGAATAACAGCGTGGGCGTCTTAGGGGTCGCCCCCGCCGCCGAGCTTTGGGCGGTGAAGATCTTGTCTGGCTCCGGTTCTGGCTCCACCAGCGGCATCGTCCAGGGCCTCAACTGGGTCATCAGCCACAACAACGGCGGCAAGCCCAAGGTCATCAACATGAGCCTGGGGGGTAGCGGCACCGACGACCAAGACGGTCAGTACTGCCCCAGCACCCGTTCCAGCAACGCCTTCCACAACGTCATCCAAAAGGCGGTGTGCGACTACCGGATCACCGTGGTGGTGGCCGCCGGCAACGAGGGAGACAACGCCGCCAACCATACCCCCGCCGCCTACGACGAGGTCATCACCGTAAGCGCCACCAACAGCCAAGACGACTGGCCCTCCTGGTCCAACTACGGACCTGACGTGGACATTGCAGCCCCGGGCGTCTCCATCCTCTCCACCTGGAACTCCTCCACCTCCAGCTACAACACCATCAGCGGCACCTCCATGGCAAGCCCCCATGTGGCCGGAGCCACTGCCCTTGTGCTCTCCCGCTACCCCAGCTACACCCCAGCCCAGGTGAAAGAGGCCCTCCTGCAAAACGCCGAGAGCACCGCAGGTTGGCAGAATACCTCGGGTAAACCCCACCCTGAGCCCTTCCTGAACGTGAGGGGATTCTAG
- the pyrE gene encoding orotate phosphoribosyltransferase, which yields MDVLELYRRTGALLEGHFLLRSGLHSPVFLQSAALLQHPLYAEAVGEALGKLFEDEKVDFVIGPALGGVVLSFVVAKALGARALFAEKDGQGGMTLRKGLTVNPGDRFVAVEDVVTTGESVRKAIRAAEARGGVLVGVGAIVDRSGGRVEFGVPFQALLKLEVPQYSPESCPLCRGGVPLEEV from the coding sequence ATGGATGTCCTGGAGCTCTACCGCAGGACGGGGGCCCTTTTGGAAGGGCACTTCCTCCTGCGCTCGGGGTTGCATTCGCCGGTCTTCCTGCAATCCGCTGCCCTTTTGCAACATCCCCTCTACGCGGAGGCGGTGGGGGAGGCCTTGGGCAAGCTCTTTGAAGACGAGAAGGTGGATTTCGTCATTGGGCCGGCCCTGGGTGGGGTGGTGCTCTCCTTCGTGGTGGCCAAGGCCTTGGGGGCCAGGGCCCTTTTTGCCGAAAAGGACGGCCAGGGGGGCATGACCCTGCGCAAGGGCCTCACCGTGAATCCGGGCGACCGCTTTGTGGCGGTGGAGGATGTGGTAACCACGGGGGAGAGCGTGCGCAAGGCCATCCGGGCGGCGGAGGCCAGGGGAGGGGTTCTGGTGGGGGTGGGGGCCATCGTGGACCGGAGCGGGGGGAGGGTGGAGTTCGGTGTTCCCTTCCAGGCCCTTCTTAAGCTGGAGGTGCCCCAGTATTCCCCCGAGTCCTGCCCCCTCTGCCGGGGCGGGGTGCCCTTGGAGGAGGTTTGA
- a CDS encoding alpha/beta fold hydrolase — protein sequence MRGVVFLHAFPYNPGMWEEEMSYFRGRLPVLAPHYLGLSLPQAAEKVLEEMEGAGLEEAVFVGLSMGGYLIFELWRKAPERFLGLVLADTRAGADSEEGRKGRYALRERVLAEGVGFLPEALLPSHLGKTTREEKPEVGERAKALILQATPEAVAESLLALAERPDSTPLLPGMRRPALVLVGEEDTLTPPEEAKAMARALPDARLLILPEAGHLTNLENPKAFRTALLGFLAEVL from the coding sequence ATGCGGGGCGTGGTATTTTTGCACGCTTTTCCCTATAACCCGGGGATGTGGGAAGAGGAGATGAGCTACTTCCGGGGGAGGCTTCCCGTCCTGGCCCCCCACTACCTGGGGCTTTCCCTCCCCCAGGCGGCGGAGAAGGTGCTGGAGGAGATGGAAGGGGCTGGCCTCGAGGAGGCGGTCTTCGTGGGGCTTTCCATGGGGGGCTACCTCATCTTTGAGCTTTGGCGCAAGGCCCCGGAGCGCTTCCTGGGCCTGGTCCTGGCGGACACCCGCGCCGGGGCGGATAGCGAGGAGGGTAGGAAGGGGCGCTATGCCCTCAGGGAAAGGGTGTTGGCGGAAGGGGTGGGCTTCCTCCCCGAGGCCCTTCTCCCAAGCCACCTGGGCAAGACCACCCGGGAGGAAAAGCCCGAGGTGGGGGAACGGGCCAAGGCCCTCATCCTTCAGGCCACCCCCGAGGCGGTGGCAGAAAGCCTCCTGGCCCTGGCGGAACGGCCCGACTCCACCCCTCTCCTCCCCGGGATGCGCCGCCCCGCCCTGGTCCTGGTGGGGGAGGAGGACACCCTTACCCCGCCCGAGGAGGCCAAAGCCATGGCCAGGGCCCTACCCGATGCCCGCCTACTCATCCTCCCGGAGGCCGGGCACCTTACCAACCTGGAAAACCCCAAGGCCTTCCGTACGGCCCTTTTGGGTTTCCTGGCCGAAGTGCTCTAG
- a CDS encoding cysteine desulfurase, translating into MDFSALREDFPLIAARPDLVYLDSAATSQKPRRVLEALDRYYKELNANVHRGAYRLSVAATEAYEEARRRMARFLGAEESEIIFVRNTTEALNLVAYAWGLRNLKEGDEILVTEMEHHAGLVPWHLVAGLKGARIKAIPLTEEGRLDLSALDTLLTERVKVVSVVHMSNVLGTLNPVGEIARKAKEVGALVVVDGAQSAPHLPVDVKALGADFFALSGHKMLGPTGAGVLWGRYEVLEGMQPFLGGGEMIREVHVDRSTYAPPPQRFEAGTPPIAEAIALGEAASYLMEIGMERVFAHDRTLLEYALRRLSQVPDLKVYGPRGEDRGGVIPFTLGRLHPHDLATFLDQEGIAVRAGHHCAQPLHRKLGLAATARASFYLYNTLEEVDRLVEALLRIHTRYRAWL; encoded by the coding sequence ATGGACTTCTCTGCCCTAAGGGAAGACTTCCCCCTGATCGCCGCGCGGCCGGATCTGGTCTATTTGGACTCCGCCGCCACCAGCCAAAAGCCCAGGCGGGTCCTGGAGGCTCTGGACCGCTACTACAAGGAGCTCAACGCCAACGTCCACCGGGGGGCCTACCGCCTCTCCGTGGCGGCCACCGAGGCGTACGAGGAGGCGAGGCGCCGCATGGCCCGCTTTCTTGGCGCCGAGGAAAGCGAGATTATCTTCGTGCGCAACACCACCGAGGCCCTGAACCTGGTGGCCTACGCCTGGGGCTTGCGGAACCTGAAGGAAGGGGACGAGATCCTGGTGACGGAGATGGAGCACCATGCCGGGCTCGTGCCCTGGCACCTGGTGGCGGGGCTCAAGGGAGCCCGCATCAAGGCCATCCCCCTCACCGAGGAGGGCCGGCTGGACCTTTCCGCCTTGGACACCCTCCTCACGGAAAGGGTCAAGGTGGTCTCGGTGGTCCACATGTCCAACGTCCTGGGCACCCTCAACCCCGTGGGGGAGATCGCCAGGAAGGCCAAGGAGGTGGGGGCCTTGGTGGTGGTGGACGGGGCGCAAAGCGCCCCCCACCTGCCCGTGGACGTGAAGGCCCTGGGGGCCGACTTCTTTGCCCTCTCCGGCCACAAGATGCTGGGGCCCACGGGGGCCGGGGTCCTTTGGGGCCGGTACGAGGTCTTAGAGGGGATGCAGCCTTTTCTGGGCGGGGGGGAGATGATCCGCGAGGTCCACGTGGACCGCTCCACCTACGCCCCTCCTCCCCAACGCTTTGAGGCCGGCACCCCTCCCATTGCCGAGGCCATCGCCTTGGGAGAGGCGGCCAGCTACCTGATGGAAATCGGCATGGAGCGGGTCTTCGCCCACGACCGGACCCTCCTGGAATACGCCCTAAGGCGCCTTTCCCAGGTACCGGACCTAAAGGTGTATGGCCCTAGGGGGGAGGACCGGGGTGGGGTGATTCCCTTTACCCTAGGCCGCCTCCACCCCCACGACCTGGCCACCTTCCTGGACCAGGAGGGGATTGCGGTAAGGGCCGGGCACCACTGCGCCCAACCCTTGCACCGGAAGCTGGGCCTTGCGGCCACGGCCCGGGCCAGCTTCTACCTCTACAACACCCTCGAGGAGGTGGACCGCTTGGTGGAGGCCCTCCTTCGCATCCACACCCGCTACCGGGCCTGGCTATAA
- the pyrF gene encoding orotidine-5'-phosphate decarboxylase, with product MDFLLALSRPPLVLGVDPRPGLHGPEPIPHLRRYSLEVFEALAPRLAAVKFQLAFFEALGPRGMELLLELASAARVMGLPVIFDGKRGDVGTTAEAYAEAYLRRFPGSALTVNPYLGLDALTPFFQAAQECQGAVFVLVKTSNPGSGFLQDLGVEGRPLYLHLAEALAQAGEGYREGGWSRVGLVVGATYPEAVWQVREVAPRAPLLLPGVGVQGGRPLKGPGLLNTASRALFYPGGRPDLEEALRAAEDFHKALVE from the coding sequence ATGGACTTTCTCCTGGCCCTTTCCCGCCCGCCCTTGGTCCTGGGGGTGGACCCGAGGCCCGGGCTTCATGGGCCTGAGCCCATTCCCCACCTAAGGCGGTATTCCCTGGAGGTCTTTGAAGCCTTGGCGCCCAGGCTGGCGGCGGTCAAGTTCCAGCTGGCCTTTTTTGAAGCCTTGGGCCCTAGGGGTATGGAGCTTCTCCTGGAGCTGGCCAGCGCCGCCCGGGTGATGGGCCTGCCGGTGATCTTTGACGGGAAGCGGGGGGATGTGGGCACCACCGCTGAGGCGTATGCCGAGGCCTACCTTAGGCGCTTCCCCGGAAGCGCCCTCACCGTGAACCCCTACCTGGGCCTGGATGCCCTAACGCCTTTCTTCCAGGCGGCTCAGGAATGCCAGGGGGCGGTCTTCGTCCTGGTCAAGACCTCCAACCCGGGCTCGGGCTTCCTGCAAGACCTGGGGGTGGAGGGAAGGCCCCTTTACCTCCATCTGGCGGAGGCCTTGGCCCAGGCGGGGGAGGGGTACCGCGAAGGGGGGTGGAGCCGGGTGGGCCTTGTGGTGGGGGCCACCTACCCGGAGGCGGTTTGGCAGGTGCGGGAGGTGGCTCCCCGGGCCCCCTTGCTCCTTCCCGGGGTGGGGGTGCAAGGGGGGAGGCCCTTGAAGGGCCCCGGGCTTTTAAACACCGCTAGCCGCGCCCTTTTCTACCCGGGGGGCAGGCCGGACCTCGAGGAGGCGTTGCGGGCGGCGGAGGACTTCCATAAGGCTTTGGTAGAGTAG
- a CDS encoding multicopper oxidase family protein — protein sequence MNANRRTLLKLTAGLLLSPLARGQASFPEPPVLKSQDGVLQVRLKAAPTPVTVAGREARLWTYGGSFPGPTLRVRPGDTVRLELENLLPESTNLHWHGLPISPKVDDPFLEIPPKETWSYAFTVPQDLAGTFWYHPHLHGRVAPQLFAGLAGALVVESPLDGIPELREAEEHLLILKDLELAGGRPAPHAPMDWINGKEGNLLLVNGAFRPTLRAGKATLRLRLMNASNARYYRLQLEGHPLYLIASDGGFLEEPYEVSELLLAPGERVEVLVRFQKEGAFRLLSLPYDRGVHMMGGMEHMGHGGMSMGASPSSPQTLLTLVAPPRPKPLPLPKALAKLPAPNPNQARVTRRLTFAEDMMAGKFFINGKTFDQFRVDLQGRAGDLEVWEVDNQGDMDHPFHLHTHPFQILSVNGAAFPYRAFKDVVNLKAKEVVRLLVPLRNLPGKTVFHCHIVEHEDKGMMGVLEVG from the coding sequence ATGAACGCGAACCGTCGGACCCTTTTAAAGCTTACCGCAGGCCTCCTTCTTTCCCCCTTGGCCCGGGGCCAGGCCTCCTTTCCCGAGCCCCCAGTGCTCAAAAGCCAGGACGGGGTCTTACAGGTGCGGCTGAAGGCTGCTCCCACCCCTGTTACCGTGGCCGGGCGGGAAGCGCGGCTTTGGACCTACGGGGGCAGCTTCCCGGGGCCCACCCTCAGGGTGCGCCCCGGGGATACGGTGCGCCTCGAGCTGGAAAACCTCCTCCCCGAGTCCACGAACCTGCACTGGCACGGGCTTCCCATCTCCCCTAAGGTGGACGATCCCTTTTTGGAAATCCCGCCGAAGGAAACCTGGAGCTACGCCTTCACCGTCCCCCAGGACCTGGCGGGAACCTTCTGGTACCACCCCCACCTGCACGGCCGGGTAGCCCCCCAGCTCTTCGCCGGCTTAGCTGGGGCCCTGGTGGTGGAAAGCCCCCTGGATGGGATCCCCGAGCTTAGGGAAGCCGAAGAGCACCTTCTCATCCTTAAGGACCTGGAACTTGCGGGGGGCCGCCCTGCTCCCCATGCCCCCATGGACTGGATCAACGGCAAGGAGGGGAACCTCCTCCTGGTAAACGGGGCCTTCCGCCCCACCTTGCGGGCCGGCAAGGCCACCTTGCGCCTGCGCCTGATGAACGCCAGCAACGCCCGCTACTACCGGCTCCAGTTGGAGGGGCATCCTCTTTACCTCATCGCCAGCGACGGGGGATTTCTGGAGGAACCCTATGAGGTGTCCGAACTCCTCCTAGCCCCAGGGGAGCGGGTAGAGGTGCTGGTAAGGTTCCAAAAAGAAGGGGCCTTCCGCCTGCTTTCCTTGCCTTACGACCGGGGCGTTCACATGATGGGCGGGATGGAGCACATGGGCCACGGGGGGATGTCCATGGGGGCAAGCCCAAGCAGCCCGCAGACCCTCCTCACCCTTGTGGCCCCACCCCGCCCCAAACCCCTCCCCCTGCCCAAGGCCTTGGCCAAACTACCCGCCCCCAACCCCAACCAGGCCAGGGTGACCCGGCGCCTCACCTTCGCGGAGGACATGATGGCCGGGAAGTTCTTTATCAACGGCAAGACCTTTGACCAATTCCGGGTAGACCTCCAGGGGCGTGCGGGGGACCTCGAGGTCTGGGAGGTGGACAACCAAGGGGACATGGACCACCCCTTCCACCTGCACACCCACCCCTTCCAGATCCTCTCGGTAAACGGCGCGGCCTTCCCTTACCGCGCCTTCAAGGATGTGGTCAATCTCAAGGCCAAGGAGGTGGTGCGCCTTTTGGTTCCCCTTAGGAACCTGCCCGGGAAGACCGTCTTCCATTGCCACATCGTGGAGCACGAGGATAAGGGCATGATGGGGGTGCTGGAGGTGGGCTAA
- a CDS encoding DUF302 domain-containing protein: MTDLKKTLKTSLAEARTRLEAALKEEGFGILTEIDVAATLKARLGLERPPYLILGACNPRLAARALEALPDIGLLLPCNAVLREGGEGVEILLQDPRGMFQVLPRETQEALRPVVEEARSRLEKALAKL, from the coding sequence ATGACGGATCTGAAGAAAACCCTGAAGACCAGCCTGGCCGAGGCCCGGACCCGCCTGGAGGCCGCCTTGAAGGAAGAGGGCTTCGGGATCCTCACGGAGATTGACGTGGCCGCCACCCTGAAGGCCCGCCTGGGCCTGGAAAGGCCCCCTTACCTGATCCTGGGAGCCTGCAACCCCAGGCTGGCGGCCAGGGCCCTGGAGGCTCTGCCCGACATCGGCCTCCTCCTTCCCTGCAACGCCGTGCTCCGGGAAGGCGGGGAAGGGGTGGAGATCCTCCTCCAGGACCCCAGGGGCATGTTCCAGGTGCTCCCTCGGGAAACGCAGGAGGCGCTCAGACCGGTGGTAGAGGAAGCCAGAAGCCGGTTGGAGAAAGCCTTGGCCAAACTCTAG